Below is a genomic region from bacterium.
GATGCTTGTAAAAGGCCAAAACTAGACGTTTTGGCCTTTTATTTTTCCTTTTCCTCTTGAAATATTCCATTTTTTATGGTAAATTAAGCTGTTACATTGCAACAAATTCAAAGGCTTAAATGATCAACAAGATACTCCATACCATATTTGGCGACAAGAACACCCGCGAGGCGAAAAAACTCTGGCCCATAGTGGAACAGGTCAACCTTGAGGCCAAGGAATTACTGGATGTTTCCGATGCCGACCTGCAGGCCAAGACCGCTGAATTCAAAAAGTACATAGAGGACGCCCGGAAAGAGGGACAGGACGATAAGAAGACCCTGGAAGAGCTGCTGCCGCAGGCCTTTGCCGTGGTCAAGGAAGCCTGCCGCCGGCACGTGGGCAAGAAGTGGGAGGTCTGCGGGCTGGAACTGGGCTGGGAGATGGTCCCCTTCGACGTCCAGATACTGGGCGGGATCGCCCTGCACCAGGGCAAGATAGCGGAAATGGCCACCGGCGAGGGCAAGACCCTTGTCGCCACCATGCCGGTCTACTTGAACGCCCTGACCGGCGACGGCGTGCACCTGGTCACCGTCAACAATTATCTGGCCCGCCGCGACAGCCAGTGGATGGGACAGATCTACCGCTTCCTGGGTCTTACCGTGGGCTGCCTGGACGACACCGAGCCCGGCACCCCGGAGCGGCGGGAAGCCTACCACTGCGACATCGTCTACGGCACCAACAACGAATACGGCTTCGACTACCTGCGGGACAACATGGCGCTTAGCCCGGAGCAGTGCGTTCAGCGCAAGCACTACTACGCCATCATCGACGAGGTGGACTCCATCCTGATAGACGAGGCCCGGACCCCGCTGATCATCTCCGGCCCGGTGGAACATTCCACCCACCGCTACGACGAGATGAAGCGCCCGGTGGAGAAGCTGGTGGAGAGCCAGTCCCACCTGGTCAACCGGATAGTGGCCGAGGCCGAAAAGCTTTTGGCCGGGGGCGAGGACTACCAGGCTGGTATCAAGCTGCTGCAGGCCAACCGGGGCGCGCCCAAGCACAAGAAACTCTCCAAGCTGCTGCAGGAGGGGGCCCACAAGCAGACCATGCAGCAGGTGGAAGTGGACTACATGCGGGACAAGAAGATGTCGGAGATAGACGAGGAGCTGTTCTTTGCCATCGACGAAAAATCCCACGTGGTGGACCTGACCGAAAAGGGCCGCCAGGCCATCTCCCCCAAGGATCCCGACCTTTTCATCATCCCCGACCTGACCACCGAGATCCACCGGATAGATTCCGACAGCGCCCTGAGCCCCGAGCAGAAGATGGAGGCCAAGCAGAAACTGGACCGGCTTTTTTCCGAGCGCTCCGAGAAGAACCAGAACATCGCCCAGCTGCTGCGGGCCTATTCCCTGTTCGACAAGGACGTGGAGTACGTGGTCTCCGAGGGCAAGGTGCTGATAGTGGACGAGTTCACCGGCCGGCTGATGCCGGGCCGCCGCTTCTCCGACGGGCTGCACCAGGCGCTAGAGGCCAAGGAGAACGTGGTGATAGAACGGGAGACCCAGACCCTGGCCACCATCACCATCCAGAATTACTTTAGGCTGTACCAGAAGCTGGCCGGCATGACCGGCACCGCCGAGACCGAGGCCGGGGAGTTCTACGAGATATACAAGCTGGAAGTGCTGGTGATCCCCACCAACCAGCCGGCCCGCCGCCGCGACTACGAAGACGTGATCTACCGCACCCGCCGGGAAAAATTCAACGCGGTGATAGAAGAAATCGAATTGATGTACCAGGCCAAAAGGCCGGTGCTGGTGGGAACGGTCTCGGTGGAAAGCTCGGAGACGCTTTCCCGGATGCTGTCCCGCAAGGGCATCAAGCACTCGGTGCTCAACGCCAAGTACCACCAGAAGGAGGCCGAGATCATCTCGCTGGCCGGTCAGGCCGGAAGCGTGGTGATAGCCACCAACATGGCCGGGCGCGGCACCGACATCAAGCTGGGCCAGGAAGTGGTCAAGAGCTCCCACTGCCGCCTGGTGCAGAGCGACGAGAATGCCGACCAATGCCCGCACCTGGAGGAGCTGAAGTGCAGGCAGGACGTGCCCTGCGGCCTGCATATCATCGGCACCGAGCGGCACGAGGCCCGGCGCATCGACCGCCAGCTGCGGGGCCGGGCCGGGCGCCAGGGCGATCCCGGATCTTCCCGGTTCTACCTGTCGCTGGAGGACGACCTGATGCGGCTGTTCGGCTCCGACAAGATAGCCGGGGTGATGGCCAAGATGGGGGCCGAGGAGGGCGAGGTGCTGACCCACCCGCTTTTAACCCGGCAGATCGGCACCGCCCAGAAAAGGGTGGAGGGCTACAACTTTGACATCCGCAAGCACCTGCTGGAATACGACGACGTGATGAACAAACAGCGGGAGGCCGTCTACCAGATGCGCCACCAGGCCCTGTTCGAGTCCGACCTCAGCGCCGAGATGGTTG
It encodes:
- the secA gene encoding preprotein translocase subunit SecA, producing the protein MINKILHTIFGDKNTREAKKLWPIVEQVNLEAKELLDVSDADLQAKTAEFKKYIEDARKEGQDDKKTLEELLPQAFAVVKEACRRHVGKKWEVCGLELGWEMVPFDVQILGGIALHQGKIAEMATGEGKTLVATMPVYLNALTGDGVHLVTVNNYLARRDSQWMGQIYRFLGLTVGCLDDTEPGTPERREAYHCDIVYGTNNEYGFDYLRDNMALSPEQCVQRKHYYAIIDEVDSILIDEARTPLIISGPVEHSTHRYDEMKRPVEKLVESQSHLVNRIVAEAEKLLAGGEDYQAGIKLLQANRGAPKHKKLSKLLQEGAHKQTMQQVEVDYMRDKKMSEIDEELFFAIDEKSHVVDLTEKGRQAISPKDPDLFIIPDLTTEIHRIDSDSALSPEQKMEAKQKLDRLFSERSEKNQNIAQLLRAYSLFDKDVEYVVSEGKVLIVDEFTGRLMPGRRFSDGLHQALEAKENVVIERETQTLATITIQNYFRLYQKLAGMTGTAETEAGEFYEIYKLEVLVIPTNQPARRRDYEDVIYRTRREKFNAVIEEIELMYQAKRPVLVGTVSVESSETLSRMLSRKGIKHSVLNAKYHQKEAEIISLAGQAGSVVIATNMAGRGTDIKLGQEVVKSSHCRLVQSDENADQCPHLEELKCRQDVPCGLHIIGTERHEARRIDRQLRGRAGRQGDPGSSRFYLSLEDDLMRLFGSDKIAGVMAKMGAEEGEVLTHPLLTRQIGTAQKRVEGYNFDIRKHLLEYDDVMNKQREAVYQMRHQALFESDLSAEMVELMERVVEYGLEEHADSKEYSENWDWPGLNDYFRRHFLLEISIPDSEKNNMKIDRLQENLLAMAKNQYQAKEQLLGTPLMRQLEKLVRLQVIDEKWREHLNNLDALKEGINLRAYGQKDPLIEYKRECYSMFMELSQDIDRQTIELLFKAHPVGMNAPQPRQVAMQAFKPELAAPTARQLPQGSGESEARSPVGPSEGDRPKLKPVVHAGPKVGRNDPCPCGSGKKYKKCCGVDA